In the Sphingobium sp. Z007 genome, GGCAGTAAGCCATTCACCCCCGCCCCTCGTACCACAACGATCCCTAGCCATCCGCCCCCGCCCCGGTTAGCATCCGCCCATGCCAGCCCCCGACATCGCCGCACCTTCGCCCTCATCCGCCCGAACCCTCGGCCTGGCCGCGTGCATCGCGCTGGTCATGGGCAATATGATCGGATCGGGCGTATTCCTGCTGCCCGCGGCGCTGGCGCCGTTCGGCTGGGATGCGGTGGCGGGGTGGGTGTTCACCATCGCCGGGTCGCTGGTGCTGGCGTTCGTCATTGCCCGGCTGACTGTCGCGCTGCCTGACGCCAGTGCGTCTCAGATGATCGCGCGGGCCTATGGGCCGCTGGCGGGCTTTGCGATTGGCTGGATATACTGGCTGTCGATCATCATCACCAACGTCACCATCGCGGTGGCGGCGACCGCGAATTTGAGCAGCGTGCTGCCCGCGCTGGCCGCGCCGGGGGCGGGTGCGCTCTGCGCGATCGGCTTTCTCTGGGCGATGACCGGCGTCAACCTGATCGGCGCGCGGGCGGCGGGGATGACGCAGATCGCCACCACCTGCATCAAGCTGATCCCGATTGCCGTGGTCATGGTGCTGCTGGTGCTGATCCTGGGCAGCGGCGAGGCGCAGGTTGCCCCCTTCCCCGCACAGGGCCTGACCGGCGCGGGGATCACCGCGTCGGCCGCGCTGACATTATGGGCGCTTCTGGGCTTCGAATCCGCCAGCGTCGCCGCCGACAAGGTGCGCGATCCCGCGCGCACCATTCCGCGCGCAACGCTGATCGGCACCGCGGCAACGGGGCTGATCTATCTGCTGGTCTGTTCGGGTATTGCGCTCACCCTGCCCGCCGCGGAAACCCAGACCGGTTCGCCCTTCGGCGCGTTCGTCAGCCATTATTGGTCGTCCGGACCCGCCCGCTATATCGCGATCTTCGTGGTGGTGAGTTGCCTCGGCGCGCTCAACGGCTGGACATTGTTGCAGGGGGAAGTGCCGCTGGCGATGGCGCGTGCGGGCGAATTGCCGCGCTGGCTGGCGGCGACCAATGCGAAGGGGACGCCGGTGCGCGGGCTAGTCCTTTCGACGATATTGGCCAGCCTGTTGCTGGTCGCCAATAGTTTGCAGGGGCTGGTGGCGCTATTCACGGCCATGGCGCTGCTGGCGACCTCGGCGACCTTGTGGCTCTATGTCGGGTGCGCGCTGGCGAGTTTGCGGTTCCGGCTAGTGGTGCCGGCAGCGGCGATCGGATTGGGCTATGCGCTGTGGACGCTGTGGGGCGCGGGACTGGTGGCCAGCGGGTCCAGCATCCTGCTAATGGCGGCGGGCCTGCCCTTCTACTGGTGGGCGCGGCGGGCGCGGGCCACCGGTATATGATCCGTTCGCTTCGAGCGCAGTCGAGAAGCGGCTAAAATATGATGACCTTACTTTGATCCGTTCGTCCTGAGTAGCCATTGAGCGAAGTCGAAATGGCGTATCGAAGGATCGCGCGCTACGCATGATGCTTCGATACGGGCCTTCGACTTCGCTCAGCCCCTACTCAGCACGAACGGGGATGGGTCACCTCAATGTCATCAGGCTCCAACGCCGTGCTTCCCGTTTCTCGACTGCGCTCGAAACGAACGGGGGTTTGGATTGGACCGATTTAATCCGCCCACAAATCCTTGAGCTTGGAGAAGAAGCCGCTGACCTGCGGACATTCCTCGCCCGTTTCCGTTTCGCGGAAGGCTTCGAGCAGTTCCTTC is a window encoding:
- a CDS encoding amino acid permease — encoded protein: MPAPDIAAPSPSSARTLGLAACIALVMGNMIGSGVFLLPAALAPFGWDAVAGWVFTIAGSLVLAFVIARLTVALPDASASQMIARAYGPLAGFAIGWIYWLSIIITNVTIAVAATANLSSVLPALAAPGAGALCAIGFLWAMTGVNLIGARAAGMTQIATTCIKLIPIAVVMVLLVLILGSGEAQVAPFPAQGLTGAGITASAALTLWALLGFESASVAADKVRDPARTIPRATLIGTAATGLIYLLVCSGIALTLPAAETQTGSPFGAFVSHYWSSGPARYIAIFVVVSCLGALNGWTLLQGEVPLAMARAGELPRWLAATNAKGTPVRGLVLSTILASLLLVANSLQGLVALFTAMALLATSATLWLYVGCALASLRFRLVVPAAAIGLGYALWTLWGAGLVASGSSILLMAAGLPFYWWARRARATGI